Within the Salvelinus alpinus chromosome 38, SLU_Salpinus.1, whole genome shotgun sequence genome, the region TGGGTGTAACTATGTTGACTGTTTTGATTCAGCTGTAATGGCTTCCTGTTCCCATTGGCATTATCTTGTTCATTGTTATTTGCACAAGCTTGAGGACAGCAGCAATAAAAGGAAATGAGGTGAAGTACACTTATGTTGTGCAAAGTTGTTGCTGGGAAAATTGCATTTTAATTGTGTTTCCTTGATTCctcgcatcctctctccttctcaaaacacattggagAAGATTGGGGCTCACattcacaaagagtctcagagtaggagtgctgatctaggataaaGTTATTAGCCTTTATCAAATCGTATGTCACATCCACCGAATACAaacggtgtagaccttacagtgaaatggttacttacaagcccttaaccaacaatgctataagaagtttaagaaaaataagtgttaggtaaaaaatagataagtaaaaaatagaaaataaaagtaacaaataattaaacagcagcagtaaaataacaatatcgaggctatatacagggggtaccggaacagagtcaatgtgtgggagcaccggttagttgaggtaatatgtatgagttaaagtgactatgcatagacaataaacagagtagcagcagcgtaagaggggtctgggtagccatttgattagcttgttcagcagtcttatggcttgggggtagaagctgttaagaagccttttggacgtagacttggcgctccggtaccactttccgtgtggtagcagagagaacagtcagtctatgactagggtggctggagtctttgacaatttttagggccttcctccaacaccgcctggtgtagaggtcctggatggcaggaagcttggccccagtgatgtactaggctgtacacactaccctctgtagtgccttgcggtcagaggccgagcagttactatacctggcagtgatgcaaccagtcaggatgctctcgatggtgccgctgtagaaccgtttgaggatctgaggacccatgccaaatcttttcagtctcctgagggggctTTATCGTGCCCtcctcacaactgtcttggtgtgtttggaccatgacagtttgttggtgatgtggacgccaaggaacttgaagctctcaatttgctccactacagccccgtcgatgagaatgggggcgtgctcggtccatgcagtcgtgagtgaacagggagtacaggaggggattgagCACGCACCcaaggggcccccgtgttgaggatcagcgtgacggatgtgttgttacctacccttaccacctgggggcggcccgtcaggaagtccaggatccagttgcagagggaggtgtttagtcccagggtccttagcttttaGAAGACAAGAGGTGAAACCTGATCCTTGATTAGCAGTCCTTCTCTGAAACGCTTTGTGAATACAGCCCACAGGGCAGGAACCCCATATATTCTGCTCCAATGCATTTTTGAGGAGACGAAGATGTGAGGAATGAAAGAAATACAATTGAGATTCCAAAGATGATAGCTTAGGTGACAGTgccttagcctggtcccagatctgtttgtgcagttTTGACAAAGACCATGTGAATTGGTAAGACTGCCCAAACAAATCTGTGACCAGGTTAATGTCGCCTTGCTTGACACCACACATGTAGATCAGCGCCTTTGCAGTTCCTAGATGTGAGCTCAAATGGCATATTGTTttctagggtgtgtgtgtgtgtgtgcgtgccaagATTGAGCTATTCATCTCACAATGTTGACAACTCACATTACATACTGTCTGTCAAAGTGGACCACGTGGACAGCAATACAGACATAGATGACAAATGAAAACCAAACCTTTTAAGGGTcaaacattttattacattttttttttttttacagatttcTACACATTGAATgttttgtacattgtttacaaaaTGTAAGGATTTCGTGCTTCAAAATCTCAGTCGGATTTGAAAAGGTTTCATTTAGATGCATCCAGAAATTCAACAAAAGCCAAAGTTCATGTCCGAGGGACCACAGTGCCTCGTAAGAAACGTGTCAACGTAAAACCAAGTCAAATGTACAAATAATCACAAATTCCCTAGCAAGAAACTATCTTGAGTAGAAAAATATGAGAAGAGCTAAATGTTTTCCCGGGATGAGACATAGAAACAGTATTTACATCCCCATTCAAGAATGGATATCCCCATTCGaggaattctatttctatggagaAAGAAGACATTTTCCATTTTTGAGCAGGTAGAGAAGACAAATGGTGTGTGAGTGATTGAGTGGCTGTTACTGTTGGTCAGGTCTCCCCAACCAAATGGGTATGTTAAAGAGGGATACTAATTAATTGCACAAATTGAGAAACAGAtctctcaaaaaaaaaaagaaaaaaaaaagtgttttgcaCAATACAACTCACCCATATGAGGATGTTAGGTTTCCATGAAAAGGTTATTGGGATGAAAATCGCAATCATTAGATACATTTCCAAAACAATCATGTTTGATGTTAGGCGCCATCATATTCAAAacgataaaaaaaaaacagcaaactGGTTATGACCTATTTCAGTTGCGTGGTGTTCTGTTGGACAAACATGAAATCAGAGATCGCCACTGCATTCTGTCATGGTAAAATAAATAGTTACTTGGGGAAAAAAACTAAAAGGCCGCACTCAGAGTTGCATCTCACCCAGTACTATCCAAGTTCAGGGTCACGTTCAGAAACAAATGTACTTGCTGAACTATCTTCGTTTACTGTTGCAAAGCGGTTTAAAGCATTTCACTAcgatgtgccctaatgaacacgacttGAGAGGGGCAGCCATACTGAGATATGAATTTAATGTTTTTTCCCCACTGGAATAAAAAATCATTTAAATCTATACTGTTGTTCAGTGCAGGGACCAGTAGCCATCTGTGGGCTTTGCTGGTCTAGTTGTTATTAACAAACCAAAAAAAGCATAAAtatgttaaacattttaaaaataacaACTGCAATAAATGAGAAAATAATGATCCAAAGACTCCATGGCAAATCAAATGTAGGCTAGATAGTTGTCTCTAGCTTGAGTGcaagtctgtttgtgccatcattcCAACCCCTTGTCACTCACTCATTGTCATGCAATGTTTGACTTGACAAGGAGAGCAAtagagttggcaagagcacaaacagacctgggaccaggctaaatgATCTCCCTTCTTAAAGCACTACAGTACTGACTTAGAAAGCAGCCTCGCTTTTGCCGAGACAACTTACTTTCTCAACACATTCTCAAATAGCTATGATGTCGCATCAAAACTTAACTCTTCCATCTAAAAACCATGACTTAGCCCAACTCCCACAATCCCCCATTTTCAAACATAGGTAAAGAGTAGGTAGCCTGGGCACCAGTCTGTTTGTACCATCATGCCATCATTCCACAAACAAATCTGGTACTCAGGTAGTAACAAACGCTGTGTGAGTATGGTAGCCATGCTTAAACATATTTGTGTATTTTTAAACCAAACGTGAAATATTAGTTTGCCATGTACACACCTTCTAGAAACACCCATTGAAAAGCTGTGCGATCCAACTTTTGAAAAATAAAAGTTATAAAAGATAAGTGCCTGAACACAGAACTCAGATCTCACGCTGTTATGAGTTCAACTTACTTATTTACACCAATTCAGCTGGCAAACCACTGTACAAAATGTGCTACTCGCCTTATCTCAAATTTAGACAGTATATGCACACACAAAAAAGCAAATTTCCTTTCACTGTAACAATGCATTCTGAAAAACCAGCTGGTTTCATTTGGAGTCCGGCGTCATCGTCATTGAAGGGTAACGATAGTGGCTTGTTTTGTCCGTCTGTGTCTAGCTGGGCATGAGGAGAGATGGGGCTTTCTCGATGGGCAGCATGAACTGTGGGCAGCAGGGTCCGACACGGAGGGGTGCCATGCCAGTCAGACGGGAGTCCAGGAGCATCGGGGCGGCTCCGTAGAGGGGGGCAGGGGCCAGCCACAGTGTTGCGCGGTGACCAGGGGGTCCAGGCTCAAGTAGTGGAGCAGAGGTGTTCCGTGGGCTGCACTGGATGGAGCCAGGAGGGAGGCTCCCCACTGTAACTGGGCAGCCGGGGCAGTGCAGAGAGGAGGCGGACAAGGCTGGTTCAGTGTCGGGCTGGGGGTGTGGGTCAGTGTGGCTTAGCGAAGTGAGGATAGAGCCCCATAGACACAGTATAGAGGTCTGGGAGGAGGTTGGCGAGCCGTGGTTGTGGTCGTCGTGGGTGTGGAGAGTGCCAGGCCGGCGGTTGTGACTGTCGTTGCCCAAGACGCAGCAGCGAGGGAGGTCGGATGCTGGACTGGGGTTCTCTGGGACTGGGAGAAGGCCTAGtggtggtggagagaggctggagCTCGGCAGGTGGACTTGGCGGACTGGGGCCAGGGGCTGGCTGCTCCTGGGGAGGCTGGTGGCGATAAGGCCCGCGACACTGGTCAGATACACCAGCCCCAGCATGCAGGTCACCTGGAGAGAGGTGAGGACGTGGATTTAGTGTATTTCTTTCATTATGTTTTTCCTTTACCACCCAAACTGACTACTTTCAAAAGTGTTGCTTCTTTCAATCAACACATAGTTTACGTGGGTTTCTGCAGTTTTCGGAAATTGATGCGATGGAAATGTTATACTTGTGCTTTTCTGATaactaatttctgtgttctattcatgtgctgttctaataaccaatttctgtgttcatgtaaGTGACTGATTTAACGAATCCTCACTTATCAGTATctacaatttggcagtacgcccagaccttgttttgagaacaaaaGATATTTCAGTTTCAAGGTCCCAGCTTCgagagaagaagccttgtgaggtactggtctgtcacatgcatgacccagtactggtcggtcacatgaatgaaacaaaacggtAACGATGAATTACTGAATGCTAAattatgcaaatataacttgtctgtgtatagccgtatataagacaactgctgggactgcccCAGCAGAGCTTCTGACAGATATTCACTATGGTGCATTAAGTTTGATGGAAGCTCTCCAGCGTGCTGACAAACAatgattaatttaagattgactttgagtgtccctgtgtaagaatttccatgACATTGACACGTTACTTTCAGGTGTGTTTTTGTGACTAGCGTTGTGTCCATTCGGCACAAAACAGGAGAAAACATACTACCTGAACGTGTCAAATAAGACATGCTATTTTCTATTTCAAAATGTTCTGCTACGGTGTGCCCATACTGAGCATGACCCACAACTCAGTCCTTCAGTGCACCCCACTGCCCCTGCCCTCTGCCCCTTCCTCACCTTGGCAAAGTGCAGGTAGATGGCCGTCAGTGCCTGTCGCCATGCCGCCTGCTCCAGCAGCACACAGAGGTCAGTGTAGGTGAACCAGCCTCGCTTCATCCCCTGCTTCTCTGCAATACTGGAGTCACAACAGGCCGGAGTTAATATACACACACTCTatgcaaacacagagagagagatggacgtaGAACAGAGTCTGGCAAACAAATGACTACGCTCATGTGACACACACAACCAACCCTTTGTTTGAACTAGCAGCTCTGTATCAGATCTACAGTCCATATGCCAGGCAAATTTCCACAAGAACTTGACACTACTAATTTAGTTCTTCCCTGAAAAATCATGGGGCATACAAAAATAGAAGTCTCTATGACATTCCCAACCCTTCATAGCCTCTTGTGTTTCTAATGGTTCTAATGCATTAGGagtcacacacccacccacatgcCAATTTGTTTTttacaagaagcccaaacagatttGACTATAACAATCACTTCAAATCTGgcatacatttgtatacgatcacatatactgtatctatctctATTATGCataggaatactttggaacagagttacagaattaaaaacacatggaaataatttgctggtgtttttacattattttatgtccaacaacaaACTTAGGTGGCGAAATAAAAAAACCCATGGGCCAAATTCGGCCCGCAGGGCGACAGTTGGGGAAACCTGCACTAGCATGAAAAACTATCCATGTGAAAACAAGAACCACAAACCTGGTTTCTAGTTGATTCAGTATGCCAAAGTAGTCCACAGGCTCAGTGAAGAGGCTCCACTCCTGAAACACAGAAGTGAGAGCAGCGGTCAGATTGCAAATTCTGGCCATACAAATACAGTACAATGGGATTTAAATATTAGTGATGCGCGGGTTGACACAAACTACAGTCCATGTGGTTATAACCGCGGgcgggtgggtttagggtcatgaaatattgtgtggatgagaGCAAACTTCACTCAAATTTCCAGAGTTTTACCTGTTAGTTAACACGATTATTGTTTCcatttactgtgggaattgtgatcgaatcaacgcaatattagccactttcaatgcaacaaaccGAAACAgaactaactatgcaagagattttgttgtagacAGAAAGCATCAGAGTAGGAtactattgcattgacaggcacgactcaggcccgaactctacacagaccggtgcgacATAACCAAATCAGAGCTTCAGCAGGCCTCGCCATAACCAAACAGAGCTGCAGTAgccctatatgcaaatagaccatttactttgaactggactgtgttcacagcatgagcggtcgtgagtatatgacgtgtgcacatttgttcagatcctttgctagttCGTGAGTTATTATCCCAGTTATAATTTCTAAATCAccagtgattgcttcctacaagaacaCAAAACTTAgagcattttttttgttttaaagggacagtgttgtattttgagaccggcttgaataagctaagtagccaataggcagagggtagtataatttgtctgattctctgtaataatggtatgggaataaggacgtattttattttgtaaagtggtttctcgcgtcaaacaacattttcagtcacatccttgtctgaaggacaagtggaaaAACAGGTTCATGTCAAGCCCTGTGTTTATTTCTAAAGTATCATGGAATATACAGTACGattgaaaagtttggacacgcctactcattcaaagtttttgttttgtttatttgtaccattttcgacattgtagaataatagcaaagacatcaaaacaactaatgtggaatcatgtagaaaccaaaaagtgttaaacaaatcaaaatatagtttatatttgagattcttcaaagttgccaccctttgccttgatgacagctttgcgcactcttggcattctctcaaccagcttcacgaggaatgcttttccaacagtcttgaaggagttcccacatactgtatgctgaatacttgttggctgcttttccttcactctgcggtcaaactcatctcacaccatctcaattgggttgaggtcgggtgattgtggaggccaggtcatctgatgtagcactccatcactctccttcttcgtcaaatagaccttacacagcctggaggtgtgttgggtaattgtcctgttgaaaaacaaatgatagtcccactaagcccaaaccagatgggatggcgtatcgatgcagaatgctgtagccgccatgctggttaagtgtgccttgaattctaaataaatcactaacagtgtcaccagcaaagcatccccacaccatcacacctcctaaatgcttcacgatgggaatcacacatgcagagatcatccgttcacctactctgcttctcacaaagacacggtttgaactcatcagaccaaaggacagatttccactagtctaatgtcaattgctcgtgtttcttgtcccaagcaagtctcttcttattattattggtgtcctttagtagtggtttctttgtagcaattcgaacatgaaggcctgattcacgccgtctcctctgaacagatgatgttgagatgtgtctgttacttgaactctgaagcatttatttgggctgcaatttctgaggctggtaactaatgaatttatgctctgcagcagaggtaactctgggtcttcctttcctgtggcggttctcatgagagccagtttcatcatagcgcttgatgggttttgcgactgcacttgaagaaactttcaaagttaccCCCCGGACACACCCCAATCATAAAATGCCTTTGGGAAGGGGCCAAGCAGAAAACGTGACAATGTCGAGTTGAAAATAAAGAATGGGGGGGCAAGAAAAGTAATGattgggaaagatttggtgaagtggtaaaataggatgatagcagtgccggCTATGtcatgtgtgatgattgtgaggcactATACTTTAAATAGGCATATGACACTtcagggaactgtagcctactgttcagatgggttaaatggaaactgaaatctggacactgactttaggtctataacctctcacatagcattaatattaactcctgcaaaATGGAGCATTTCTTGCAATAAAAAGATACACCAAATGTAGGAAACATTTTGACATGAGAAATATGATTTcattctttcagcatcttgagagaaagTGAATGCGCAGTTAGATAGTCTGTAGAGGTGCTacctttatcagcatcataaaagctgatagtatttccaCCACAttaaatatgcatccaagccgaaCCCTACATTTTTTCAGAAACCCGTTGGGTCGTTTTCACAGATTTCTATCTCCTTACAACCAGTCAAACTGATGCTATTTGGAAATTTACACAGCAaatatttcctttgtttttgttattgcattttctcccggTTCCTGAACGTCTTTGCTCCGTTAAAGAAGCAGACGACAGAAAATTGGACCAATGTCAACTAGACTGAAACGTTCATTCTATCGATTTATGACATTAAtctggtgagcaagggtttatttagtcttctagggcaacaatgacagaagagaagctgcatgtatcggcgtacacatcacggacaaactgaattggtccacccacacagacagcgtggtgaagcaggcgcaacagcgcctcttcaacctcaggaggctgaagaaatttggcttgtcaccaaaagcactcaaactttcacagatgcacacatcgagagcatcctgtcgggctgtatcaccgcctggtacggcaactgctccgcccacgaccgtaaggctctccagagggtagtgaggtctgcacaacgcatcaccgggggcaaactacctgccctccaggacacctacaccacccgatgtcacaggaaggccataaagatcattaaggacaacaaccacccgagccactgcctgtttaccccgctatcatccagaaggcgaggtcagtacaggtgcatcaaagcagggaccgagagactgaaaaacagcttctatctcaaggccatcagactgttaaccagccaccactaacattgagtggctgctgccaacatactgactcaactccagccactttaataatggaaaaatgtatgtaaaaaatgtatcactagccactttaaacaatgccacttaatataatgtttacatacccttctttactcatctcatatgtatatactgtactctataccatctactgcatcttgcctatgccattctgtaccatcactcattcatatatttttatgtacatattcttcatccctttacacttgtgtgtataaggtagtcgttgtgaaaTCGTTAGGTTAggttactcgttggttattaccgcattgtcggaactaaaagcacaagcatttcgctacactcgcattaacatctgctaaccatgtgtgtgacaaataaaatttgatttgatcaaattATAGACAAGATGACTAAAAAAGccaaaatgtcagaaattataagcagaaacatatctaaatcaggcaacaacaaaaaaatcctgcACCTTCAGTCAATTTTTTCCCCTGCCATCTCTGACTTTATCCTACAGCGCATTTTCTATATTAGTGGGTTAGAGTCAGGCCTCAGATTTTCATTGCGTGCGGATGGGGGTGAACTAAAGGTTGACCCACGCACCACTATTAAATATATGGCTCTGAGTAGGACCACACATTTCTGGGCCTGTGGTATAGTATGTAATACTACGTATAACTTACAATGGCATCGAGGAAATTCATTTCCAGGGTGTTGACAGTCTGCACGTCCAGTTTCCCAGCAGCCCCCCACTCGTCGTTGAACACCTCCTCGTCCTCCCCTTCGTCATACAAATACTTGCTGGCAACCATCTGGAGGAAAGGCGACACAGGATTAGGAGGTTAAGATCAGTCCATATGTCATAGAAAGCAAGTAGTGTTTGCATCCATCtcctcacacatactacacaggAGATTCCATCTTATTAATTCTACTACTTGTTATTTTTGACTTGACAACTGTATTATTGTTATTGACTGATGTACTGCATTGTTGAAGAAGCTATTACATATGCATTTTGCTGCATCTTgtatacctgctgtaaactgtgcgtgacaaataaaatgtgatttgataacATGACAGAATGCTTTCCCAGACACACTCTTATTCCTACCCCTGGTCTAAAATGCACAATGCGGCGGCTGCGGGAAATTCTAAATTGAACAAGAATTGGGTGTAGTATATGGGTCTGGGCCCTACATGCCCAGCAATTAGAGAGAACCATGATCATAACAAGCAGTACTGTGCCCATCACATACATAGCCATGGCCTAATTCTGGTGAGAGGACCTAATACTTATCACATGCCTAATTCTGGCGGGACAACcagtgagtcccaaatggcaccctattccaaccAATCAAAAAATAATTgacacatgcttcgtaaacaacaggtgtagactaacagtgaaatgcagaTCTTGGGTCTAGTCATAAGCAgtacactacaaagggaatagggtgccatttaagacgCATGCAACCTTTAGCCCACATACCATGGAGATAAGGAAGAGGTCTGAGGAGGAGATCTTTTGCAGGTATTCGGGGTTCCTGTGTCGTAGCCTTTCGATGTAGACCAGGGCCAACATCATGGCACATGGAGAGATGCACGCCTCCCTGAAAAACAGACCAACTACATTACGTTTTGGAGACCATTACATGCCCAGAAAGGATAACAAGTGTCAACATTCCCTGACAACATACCTCGCGACATGAGCAGCATATTTCTTGTGCAGTTTTCGAATTGGGCTAGGGGCAGATTTCTGAAAGAGTTCCACAGCGATATCTAGAAATCATATTCAGAACATAAGAACGAATCattcaaattcacaacataatAATCAACACAGTCACACATGGACAGGACATAACCTAACAGACAGAATAGCTAACCTGTAACAGGACAAGAAAGCGAATCTAGAGAGCCGTCTTGGTCCAGGCCATAGTACAATCGCTTCCGCACTCTCTCTGACAGTTTCTGATGTCCAGGAAGAAACTGTGAAGGCAGATCAGAGAGCAAAGTGAATCATTGAGCGAAGGGCCTACATGACAAAAACGAACCTgaaataacgttagctagccaactttacaCAAGCAAGTCATGTCAACACGGTTGGaataagttagctggctaaccgTTAGTAATCCCACAAATGGCCTCTTAGTCGGTTATCCTACTGTGTTTGCTGGCTACCGTTCTACGAGGTTAACGTTAGCTTCAACTCCACGACTTGCCACCTAAATACAGAACAGCCACAATCacatgtagctaacgttagcaggctggtTAGCTTCGTTAACGCGTGAGCTAGTACAATACTGTACAGTAAA harbors:
- the cnppd1 gene encoding protein CNPPD1, which translates into the protein MDFNELFSERTFQFSDFQEFTFLPGHQKLSERVRKRLYYGLDQDGSLDSLSCPVTDIAVELFQKSAPSPIRKLHKKYAAHVAREACISPCAMMLALVYIERLRHRNPEYLQKISSSDLFLISMMVASKYLYDEGEDEEVFNDEWGAAGKLDVQTVNTLEMNFLDAIEWSLFTEPVDYFGILNQLETSIAEKQGMKRGWFTYTDLCVLLEQAAWRQALTAIYLHFAKVTCMLGLVYLTSVAGLIATSLPRSSQPLAPVRQVHLPSSSLSPPPLGLLPVPENPSPASDLPRCCVLGNDSHNRRPGTLHTHDDHNHGSPTSSQTSILCLWGSILTSLSHTDPHPQPDTEPALSASSLHCPGCPVTVGSLPPGSIQCSPRNTSAPLLEPGPPGHRATLWLAPAPLYGAAPMLLDSRLTGMAPLRVGPCCPQFMLPIEKAPSLLMPS